The DNA segment aatcaaaaataaatgaaaatttaaaatttaaacttattatAAAGTTAATGGAAAACTATGATAAATCTATTTAAATCGAGGGACAATGATTAAAACTTAGTTAAAAATTAACTTGGAAACTAATAATTTACATGACTTTTAGTGATATTCAAATTAAGTTCAAAGATTTTTATTATACAAATTGAAGTTAATGGGTAATATTTATACAACCATTTAAGTAGAGAGATTATAAGTAACATTAACCCCTAGCCATCAGTCAATTTTGGATAAAAATAAGTAATTCAAAATTGAGAAATAGAATGAACCGAAACTAGATTAATCCTATGAGGTTCTAGCTAATTCTGATTCAAAATTATTCAAGACCAATTTTAATGgcaatttcaattttaaatttcgATTGATTTAATCCAATTCAATTCATGTGATACTTTTCAATATCCATCACGTTgtattttttgtttaaatatattatttaatctcaaaattttaatgaaatttatctaatttttatattttaaaaataaaatattcaatcTATATATTTTACTTGTctccttaaaattttttttattaatcaacgttaatcaaactattatttaatctctatttagaacaaattaattaattaatcttatattttaaaaatattattatttaattttttattttaataaaaaataattaattaattcatatattttattaaaaaattttaaaaaatactattgaataaaaataaatattttactatataaaaatatataaatttatatttttttaattatttaaatatttttattcaatttattcaatattatttttatattttcttatttatcaaataatttttcttaattacttagatatataaaagagaaaataatatttttgcccaaataatttataacatttcttaccaaaaaatgaaaaacaaataaaaaatggAGAAGTAAAAAAAGAACATAAGTATAAAAGAGAATAAACATATAAAGAGAAAtaagaaaaaatattaaacacagaaagagaaataagaaaaaatattaaaaaaagaattaaagtaatttaaatataaaaaataattaaaattaaattaaattaaaaataattaattaattttattaaaataaaaaaattaaaaaataatgttgattaacaaaaaataataataaataaattaaataatttaataaaattaaaatataaaaattaaaatttattttttaaatataaaaattaaataattaattttattaaaatacaaaaaataagTAATAATTTTTCCGTAAAACCGATCTCAATTCAATTTCGATTTAGAGTTGGGAGAAGATGCTTAAACTCTGGTTGCGGGTTTAACTCAAGCCGAATCTAATCCTGTCCGAGACCTATCCCTTTTGATTGTTCTTTGTTACTCCACATCATAAAGGCATGTTAATTTAAGGTAACAAAAACCATTCATGACATCATTTTCAAATGGGTACAAAAGAAGTGGGAAAAAAGAGCCCAAAACTAAAAGAAGCCACTTGGAAATCTATGATACTACAGTACGATAACACGGAAATACATGACTACCGTAGGCGAATAGAACGCCCGAGCAACATTAGTGATTTATCTTGAGGCACTGTTCTGCTCATCAATATTGACCTCAGCGCTTGAAGTTCCCTGAGCATTTGCAGCTTCTGGTGGGGGACCCGATCCTAGTAATAGAGGAATTTGTTTCTTTTCAGTACTGGAATTGCCATCTGTGGACTGATTTGCAGCCCAAGCTCTGAGAGGAGGTTCAAAATGCTTGCTGGCAACATCAGGTGGTAAGGAATCTTCTCCAGGGAGAACAAGAAGCCCCTTTTCACGCAGAGATGATGGTTCATTGCAGTGGGCATTCCAGAGTGAGTCTACCAGTTGCCTCTCCTCTCTAGCTGCCTCGAGATCTTCAGATGACATCAAGCTGATACCCTTGATCCGTTCTTCAAGCAGTTGCTTTAGTTTCTCATCTTCTTCCCCTAATCCGCCATCATTTGCACCTTTCTTATCTCGAGCAAGCTCAAGAAGGCCCCGAAGTGCAGCCTCTCGCACCTCAGCATCTTCACTTGATGCAAGGTGCAACAACATGCGTGGGAACCCTAGCTCACTCACTACACTGCAATCcgaactattctcatgcagtagGTAATGGATCAAGTTGAGAGCTTTcctaaaattaaaaaacaaaaaaattgattatatcagaaaattaattgaatATCATTACAGTGGTAAAACTAGATCACCACCATCAATATGCTTGTAGTTTCTTATCACAAGAACCTTTTCAGTCAAACCATAAGAAGTTCTTCTCTTTTGTTTTCCAGTAACTAGAACCATATGATTGCCATCAAACAAGAACAACAATGACAGCATAACTAAATATTAATCCAGGAGTACCTTTGGAATCTCACACTTTCAGAACCTAAAGCATCTCTCAAGCCCGCATAACCGTTTGCAAGACGAAATGCAGTAATACCTAGCTTGTTGTGACGAATTAAAGCTGGGAATTATCAACAAATAACTCACTTTAATATCTTTCCAAAGTTCCAAGCCACGAATGCAGGGAAAACATAACCAGTGCACAACAACCATAATCAATATAAAGCTAAAAGCAGCACTTACAGGAAATTGCCCCGAGTGCTTTGGTCCGAACAGTCACATCTGGGTCTGATGTGAAATTAGAAAGAAGAGGTTCTAAGCCATTTGCTTCCATAACCAATTGCTGACTACGGGGATTATTCTGGACAATG comes from the Hevea brasiliensis isolate MT/VB/25A 57/8 chromosome 5, ASM3005281v1, whole genome shotgun sequence genome and includes:
- the LOC110647778 gene encoding hsp70 nucleotide exchange factor fes1, translating into MAKDGPNWEGLLKWSLAHSDGTGSNRNLSEEDRKWFMEAMQAQSVDVIKRMKEITLVMQTPEQVLEAQRVTPADIEDMLEELQEHVESIDMANDLHSIGGLVPLLGYLKNSHANIRAKAADVVTTIVQNNPRSQQLVMEANGLEPLLSNFTSDPDVTVRTKALGAISSLIRHNKLGITAFRLANGYAGLRDALGSESVRFQRKALNLIHYLLHENSSDCSVVSELGFPRMLLHLASSEDAEVREAALRGLLELARDKKGANDGGLGEEDEKLKQLLEERIKGISLMSSEDLEAAREERQLVDSLWNAHCNEPSSLREKGLLVLPGEDSLPPDVASKHFEPPLRAWAANQSTDGNSSTEKKQIPLLLGSGPPPEAANAQGTSSAEVNIDEQNSASR